The following proteins come from a genomic window of Macrobrachium nipponense isolate FS-2020 chromosome 32, ASM1510439v2, whole genome shotgun sequence:
- the LOC135207121 gene encoding uncharacterized protein LOC135207121: MVQRGATVTATKLVLVVAAISASLPALASASPVRDGTSPASPSVVIVNGTSAEIGFMDNAFIYCRIQLPHAQDSLHHYRIEWHNSSEETVPTWSQDAHVYTLGSGSHVPHSYLVFQDFTSRLSGDYSCSVKRNGVALSSRRIAVR; the protein is encoded by the coding sequence ATGGTTCAAAGAGGTGCCACAGTAACTGCAACGAAATTAGTATTGGTGGTGGCTGCCATTTCGGCGTCCTTGCCAGCTCTCGCATCTGCTTCACCTGTGCGAGATGGAACCTCGCCAGCTTCACCTTCAGTCGTCATCGTCAATGGAACCTCAGCCGAAATCGGTTTCATGGACAACGCCTTCATCTACTGCAGGATACAACTCCCACATGCACAGGACTCCCTCCACCACTACAGGATCGAATGGCACAATTCCTCAGAAGAAACAGTGCCCACCTGGAGTCAGGATGCCCACGTGTACACACTTGGCAGTGGCAGTCATGTGCCCCACTCGTACCTGGTGTTCCAGGACTTCACCAGCAGACTGTCTGGGGACTACTCCTGCAGCGTCAAGAGGAACGGCGTCGCCCTTTCCTCCCGTCGCATTGCTGTCCGTTGA